A section of the Streptomyces sp. SLBN-118 genome encodes:
- the nirD gene encoding nitrite reductase small subunit NirD: MTIAPEKTQTQVRLRVGQEWVELCALSLLTPGRGAAALLPDGTQAAVFVDREGVAYAIDNRDPFTGAQVLSRGLLGSSAAGPFVASPLLKQRFDLRTGRCLDDDSVSVTAYEVRVG, from the coding sequence ATGACGATCGCCCCCGAGAAGACGCAAACGCAGGTCCGGCTCCGCGTGGGCCAGGAGTGGGTCGAACTCTGCGCGCTGTCCCTGCTGACGCCGGGACGCGGAGCTGCGGCCCTGCTGCCCGACGGCACCCAGGCGGCGGTCTTCGTGGACCGCGAGGGCGTCGCCTACGCCATCGACAACCGGGACCCGTTCACCGGTGCCCAGGTCCTCTCCCGCGGACTGCTCGGCTCGTCGGCCGCCGGCCCCTTCGTCGCGTCGCCGCTGCTCAAGCAGCGCTTCGACCTGCGGACCGGTCGCTGTCTGGACGACGACTCGGTGTCGGTGACGGCGTACGAGGTGCGCGTGGGGTGA
- a CDS encoding cytochrome P450, producing MTEPIPAALIPAAALTTETGSGQPVPFPQDRSCPYHPPTPYAPLRDARPLSRVSLYNGRSVWVVTGHATARELLADPRLSTNRENHGFPKPTERFAALTNRRVALLGVDDPEHGVQRRMLIPSFTLRRATALRPQIQRTVDRLLDTMIAQGPPAELVSAFALPVPSMVICALLGVPYADHAFFEEQSRRLLRGPSAADTEDARDQLDEYFGALIDRKREEPGDGLLDELIQQQSAEGAVDRHELISLATVLLVAGHETTANMISLGTFTLLQHPEQLAELRRQDSLMPTAVEELLRFLSIADGMLRVATDDIEVAGTTVRAGDGVVFSTSLINRDTAAYPEPDALDWHRSPRHHVAFGYGIHQCLGQNLARAEMEIALRTLFDRLPGLRLAAPAEHIPFKPGDTIQGMLELPVAW from the coding sequence ATGACAGAGCCCATCCCCGCAGCACTCATCCCCGCAGCAGCCCTCACTACGGAAACGGGATCCGGGCAACCGGTCCCGTTCCCGCAGGACCGCAGTTGCCCCTACCACCCGCCCACCCCCTACGCCCCGTTACGCGACGCGCGCCCACTCTCCCGGGTCTCGCTCTACAACGGCCGCTCCGTGTGGGTCGTCACCGGGCACGCCACCGCGCGTGAGCTACTGGCCGACCCCCGGCTGTCCACCAACCGCGAGAACCACGGCTTCCCGAAGCCCACCGAGCGCTTCGCCGCGCTCACCAACCGCCGCGTCGCACTTCTGGGCGTCGACGATCCCGAGCACGGCGTCCAGCGGCGGATGCTGATCCCCAGCTTCACCCTCAGGCGCGCCACCGCGCTGCGACCGCAGATCCAGCGGACCGTGGACCGGCTGCTCGACACGATGATCGCGCAGGGACCGCCGGCCGAGTTGGTGAGCGCCTTCGCGCTGCCGGTGCCGTCGATGGTGATCTGCGCCCTGCTCGGTGTCCCGTACGCCGACCACGCATTCTTCGAGGAACAGTCGCGCAGGCTGCTGCGCGGACCGTCCGCGGCGGACACCGAGGATGCGCGCGACCAGCTGGACGAGTACTTCGGCGCCCTGATCGACCGCAAGCGCGAGGAGCCGGGCGACGGTCTGCTCGACGAGCTCATCCAGCAGCAGTCGGCCGAAGGGGCTGTGGACCGCCACGAGTTGATCAGCCTGGCCACGGTCCTGCTGGTCGCGGGCCACGAGACCACGGCGAACATGATCTCGCTGGGTACTTTCACCCTGCTCCAGCACCCGGAGCAGCTGGCAGAGCTGCGCCGGCAGGACTCCCTGATGCCCACCGCCGTCGAGGAGTTGCTGCGGTTCCTGTCGATCGCCGACGGGATGCTGCGGGTGGCGACCGACGACATCGAGGTGGCCGGAACGACGGTCCGGGCCGGCGACGGCGTCGTCTTCTCGACGTCCCTGATCAACCGGGACACCGCCGCCTACCCGGAGCCCGACGCACTGGACTGGCACCGCTCGCCCCGCCACCATGTCGCGTTCGGCTACGGCATCCACCAGTGCCTGGGGCAGAACCTGGCCCGGGCGGAGATGGAGATCGCGCTGCGTACGCTCTTCGACCGGCTGCCCGGACTGCGGCTCGCGGCTCCGGCCGAGCACATCCCCTTCAAACCGGGCGACACCATCCAGGGGATGCTCGAACTCCCCGTGGCCTGGTAG
- a CDS encoding oxidoreductase: MWGWNASDIPDQDGRTAVVTGANSGLGLITARELARRGARVILACRSEARGKEAEAHIAGRVPGAKVEFSPLDLADLASVREFAARYPYDGLHLLINNAGVMALPYGKTADGFETQFGVNHLGHFALTGLLMPKLLRTPGARVVGVSSFMHAMAGVDMGDLNSERRYSPWTAYSRTKTANLLFVHELARRLATASSEVVAAAAHPGYSNTNLQTAGARMEGKKAKEQFMVVGNRLFAQSAESGALPILYAATAPGVRPDSFTGPRLLGWRGGPAPSWRLSHSKNDATGERLWVASEQLTGVTYEGLRSSVS; this comes from the coding sequence ATGTGGGGCTGGAACGCGAGCGACATACCGGACCAGGACGGGCGCACCGCCGTGGTCACCGGAGCCAACAGCGGCCTCGGACTCATCACGGCACGGGAGCTGGCCCGCCGCGGCGCGCGAGTGATTCTCGCCTGCCGCAGCGAGGCACGTGGCAAGGAGGCCGAGGCCCACATAGCGGGCCGGGTGCCGGGCGCGAAGGTGGAGTTCAGCCCGCTGGACCTGGCGGATCTCGCCTCGGTACGGGAGTTCGCGGCGCGCTACCCGTACGACGGCCTCCATCTGCTCATCAACAACGCGGGTGTGATGGCCCTTCCGTACGGGAAGACGGCCGACGGCTTCGAGACGCAGTTCGGCGTCAACCACCTCGGGCACTTCGCGCTGACCGGGCTGCTGATGCCGAAGCTGCTGCGTACACCGGGTGCGCGGGTGGTGGGTGTGTCCAGCTTCATGCACGCCATGGCGGGCGTCGACATGGGCGATCTCAACAGCGAGCGCCGCTACAGCCCCTGGACCGCCTACTCCCGCACCAAGACGGCGAACCTGCTCTTCGTGCACGAGCTGGCCAGGCGGCTCGCGACGGCGAGCTCCGAGGTCGTCGCTGCCGCCGCCCACCCCGGCTACTCGAACACCAACCTGCAGACCGCGGGCGCACGCATGGAGGGCAAGAAGGCGAAGGAGCAGTTCATGGTGGTCGGCAACCGGCTGTTCGCGCAGTCCGCCGAGTCGGGTGCGCTGCCGATCCTGTACGCGGCCACGGCCCCGGGGGTGCGGCCCGACTCCTTCACCGGGCCGAGGCTGCTCGGCTGGCGCGGTGGACCCGCGCCGTCGTGGCGGCTCAGCCATTCGAAGAACGACGCCACGGGTGAGCGGCTGTGGGTCGCGTCCGAGCAGCTGACCGGTGTGACGTACGAGGGCCTCAGGTCCTCCGTGTCCTGA
- a CDS encoding ferredoxin, with protein sequence MGSGSGIGIDKDRCIGAGQCALTAPEVFTQDDDGLSTLLPGREEGGSPLVREAARACPVGAITVPED encoded by the coding sequence ATGGGGAGTGGCAGCGGTATCGGCATCGACAAGGACAGGTGCATCGGCGCGGGGCAGTGCGCGCTGACGGCGCCCGAGGTGTTCACCCAGGACGACGACGGACTGAGCACGCTGCTGCCGGGCCGCGAGGAGGGCGGCAGTCCGCTCGTACGGGAGGCGGCCCGGGCCTGCCCGGTCGGAGCGATCACGGTCCCGGAGGACTGA